ACGCAGGTATCTGCGGGAGGTAGCTCTTCAGCCCCAGCAGGTAGTCCTCGCCATAGTCCTGCCTCACGTCCGCTGGGAGGTGCTCCACCAGCTCCTTTTCTTGCTTGACCCACAGCTCGGATGTGCCTTGTATACCTGCGGCAGCAACGGCATGGGATAGCAAGTGAGTTTGAGGTTAAGTGAAATTAATCCATGAGTAGTAGCTGATAAGCTGGTCCCACCACCAAGCCCCGACTCAGTTGTTCTAAACTGGAGGAACGAAGAACATACAAAGCTCCTGGTTAGTTACAACTGCTCttaccaagaaaagaaaaataatgaagcacAGACTAGACAAAGAGCATGGGGTTCTGTCACCAACTCTACTGAAAAAGGCCTCggtatctttttttcccctccctttccaTTTTGTCCTCACTCATTTTATGGGTATTTCTAATCAGTATTTGTTAACAGATGTCATtgacagaagaaagaagtgGGCAAACTAAGACAAGGTTAACTTGGATTGATCAAATGCCCCTCTCATAAGGGACATTGATATTTCAACAAGCAGTTTCATGAAGGATGAGGCTTGTACTGGGCCTgttaagaagaaaatcaaaatttccCCCCCATTTTCATCATGGCCCTGCAGGAACTATGCAGGGAGGCACTCAAGGGAGAGAGGTTTTATGGAAAAGGTATCTATTTTGCTTTTCGCTGACATAGGAATTGTCTCTGAATTAACCAGGACTTTAAGTAAGCAGCGCTGGGACTTTGTTGTCCTCAGGTTGCTGCCAGACACATCCACAGAACGGGGACCTGTGTGACACCCACCTTGCTACTGGGTGGGCACAGGCAGTGGGTGTTGGAGGAGATGAGTAACATGGACAGGCTCTACAGAAAAGGTTCAGAGCAATGggggcaggaagaggaggatttGGAAGAGtaagcagcaggaggggagcaagggaaggagcagagaggaaatCTCAGGAATTATGTAGAGTAACGTCAAGAGCAAGTAAGTGACCTGGAGGGGAGCAACattcaattagaaaaaaaaaacagatcttaaTTTCCATAGTCAACATGAGGAATGGAAAAGAGTTTGAGAATCATTCAGGGCTCCGTTTGAGGATCCTGGAATTCAGGAAAAGAGATAAAGCATAAACAATCCAAAATGTCAAACACCAACCTGTTCTGAAGCCTGATGGATGAATGGCAGCAACTTTGATTCCCCATTTGGAAAGCTCCTGCCTCATTACTCCAGAAAACATGGACAGAGCTGCCTTTGATGCACCGTACGCAGCATACCTCGGTAGCGGAATGCCTCCTGCAGGAGCAATATAAACATGATAAAGCTCAATGTCTGCTCTTTTCAAGCCTTTATTTTGGTGATTTAGATAGAAGATTATAACGCAACCAGAATTATGTGGCTCTCACTGAGGTTAGAGACAAGTCAGTGAGGGAATCATTTCTTCCTAGAGGTTAAAAAAAGTGTGAGTTGTAAATTAGCACTTGCTTATAGCAGTTATGATCAGTAACACCTTGTAAGATACTTTCTATGGCAGAAAATATGTAGTGTATTGCATCCAAGGGTAAAAACTGCTGCAACTTACCAAGTTCCCATTTCAAAATAACACTTTCATCTTAATGTACAtgaaacttgaaagaaaacatttcaatataGGGGAATTTTCTGGTAAGCCACTGGTGCCATTTGTTGGGTTTTGTACTGCAGCAACGCATTCACCACAGGAGCTTCACACACAGAATCTTCCCTTTGAAGATGTCAGGCCAACCAtatgttaatttttcttctgtatgcaTCTGAAAAGTTTGAGTTTCAATTGGTTTGAGCCAATTGAATCACATATGCTTTCCCTCTGAGGTCAGACTAACCTCCTGTCCCGTTAAATTAGTTCTACACAGGCAGGAATAGGTTCAGCACAACAAGACCAACTTTTCTGCTAATGTTTTACCAAAGGACCCTCAGACCCCACATTAAGAGGAAGCTATTTACTCAATTCAGAACATCTGTGTGAACTTCTATAGTTTAAGCAATGTCATTACCAGCTCCTGTAATAGCAAATTATTTAGCACAGAGAAGCCCTGTTTATCCCTGCAAGACAGCTTGGGGACTCACACCAAGAATTAAGACATCTGCCTCAAAACACCTAAAATGCGAGCTTCGCTTGGGTgctcaaagaaaacagagatcTGTCCTCTCTCTGCTTGCAACGGCTGATGGGCAGAGCAGTACCAGAATGGTCCCTCTCATAAGTCAGTCCtgagttttttaattttttttaaagtattggcAGTGAACCATAAACACAGGTGTACAGGTACAAAAACCTTCTTGGGACTTAAAGACTGAAGACGGCAGTGTCAAAACTAGGCTGAGACTACATCCTCAACGTAAGCCATGAGCACAAAGTAACACCTGTACAAGTCACCTCGGCAATACAGCAGGATTCGAGTGGACACCACCTGCACAGAAAAGAGGGTCCAAACAGACAGGGAAGAGAGATCTGGGAAGCAGATGATATAGTAATTCCTTAAGaggtctttcaaaaaaaaaaaaaaccttccagcATCACAACATCCTGCTTCTAGTAGGTCTCATTTTCAAAGGAGCATTTTTGCTCCTCGGCTGTTGGCTAACAGATACTGTCATTACTTTTTTCCTATGTCTCAGTCTCTCAGCTGTCCTCCTAGAATAGAAGGCTATGTCATGAAGGCATACATATTTAGTAAATACAGGATCCAATTTATAGGGTAAAACTGAAAAGCATATTAAAcacttaatattttcattaataaaatcaaTTCTTAGCAAAATGATAATCCTAAAAACATTAggataaagtattttttaaaaagattaccaaaatatttttaaagaaatataaatagaCATTCTTTGCTGCCCAAATGAAACTTCTAATACTTGTTGTTAACAGTTACAAATGGTCTCTGCTTACAAATGGCAAATATCATGAActtacagaaaacacatttacacTCCAATTTTAACTCAATGTatgggggggcgggggaaggAATAGTTGAATTGAGCCTTTAGCTGTAACCAACCCAAATGGAAGAATACCTGGTTTTACATAAATCAGATTGTGTTCAGACATCTCCACAGTATGGTTCAGTGATGTGCAAACTGAGGTGTTTGCAAATTTCTGCTGGAATGTGTTCTACAAACAACTGTGTTggtttgtggtttgttttttttttttaaccacctATGTGTTTGGAAAAATCAGAGCTATCCCTCACTGCACGTAGAATACAAGATCtgaattttatgttctttacAGAGCAGCGTATTTTTAACCAtattaaactcttctttttttaaggaCTGATTTCTGGAAACAGCCTCCCAAAGCAAAACCTACACTTATTAGCTAGATCCTAACTCCACAGGCATATGTACAAACAAGACTGACCACACCTTCCCTAGCATTTACGCCAAGAAAGTTGATTGCTTTTACTGTTGCACCAGAAACTTACCTGGTGCTTTAGCTCAGCTCACCTGCCATGCTGGACATGTTAACCAGCCTCCCCTGGGACTTCCGAAGTAAAGGTAAGAAGGTCTTGGACACCTCCACGGCCCCGAAGAAGTTCACCTCCATGCACTGCCTGTACACACTCATGGGGAGCAGCTCACCATCAGCAGGGAAGCCCAGGATGCCCGCATTGTTCACAACTCCCCAGAGCcctgggaagaggagaaagcacGTGGCTGTTATGACAGCAGGATACCAGCTCCATTAAGGTTAAAGTGATGAGCTGGATGGTGCCTCCAGATCAAAGCAGAGATGATCTGTAGCTATAGATACACAGTATCCCCTCCCTGAGCAGTCAtcactgtttttcctgtgtctACAAAAGCAGGAGCCATCAAAGCAAATTCCCTGGCTGCCCACAGACATACACAGGACAGAATGGGGCCAACAGGTAAGAGATGTCTTGTAAATAGGTACATTAGTACCCCCATATATCAGCGTAAAAGCTGTACCTGTATTTTGCACCTTCTCCGAGACTTGTAGATAGGCTTCCTTGACTTGGGTGGGATTGGTTACATCCAGCTGCAGGAGAGAAAGCCTCTGAGAACAGGTCTGCCTCAGGTCCTCAGCTCCAGGGCCGTCCTTATTCAAAACCCCagcaaacacaacaaaacctaAGTTATCCAGGTACTTAGCCAGCGCGTGTCCAATCCCAGTGTCGCTtcctgaaagaatcaaaaaGACACGTGAAAAGTCAGTCTGCCCCAAACCATCATCGCCATTAAAACAGAGGGACAGAGAGGCACTCATTGGAAACACACATGTAACCAAAAAGAGGATGAAAGGAAGTCACTGAAATATATAAGAGTAGGAAGGAGGGTTGTGATTCATAGGTGTGAGGAGCTGGTCCTTTGCCTGTTTAGCAAAAGCTAGCAGACCTTCTCTGCTCAGAGCTGGGGGCATCAGCTCATGCTCCCACTGAGAGATCTTAAGACTTACTCCATgcatacaaaagaaataaaaccgCAGACTGGTTTAATACAAATATTCAGGCTgaaacctgaaaataaaagtatctaggaaaaaaataaaaggaaaaaaatagatcttaACATAAGATTTCAGCTGGACAAAGCAATTATATGGCATTGGAATTGACAGAAATTCACTTGCATCAGACTTATTCCCAACCTTTATCTTgcaaatttttatatttacctaTAAAACAATGAACTGCCAAACACATGAAGCACCACTAAAGCAAGTGCACAGCAACAATCATGATCACCCAACTTCTCCCaccagggaaaaataataaatatttgacaAGTAAGTCTGTTGATTCACAGGTTTTCATGTCACCTTTGATGAGATATTTTGCTGCCACTATCTTAAGAAACTTCTAAGGGTTTCCTGATGTATTTCTTAACTATATTTTCCATTCTACCCATCTACAGAGAAGATTCTTACCAATGGAGGAAGCAACTCATCCATCTTCCTACCAAGACTCCCAGTGAAGTGACGTAAGACTCTGAAGACGGGAAGGGAATTTATAGGGACACTGCTGCAACAGTTTTGCAGGAGACAAGGTCCGGAGGGAAATGAAGAGGTTAAGGAATGGATGTGATTTTCACATCATGAAGAGGAGATGTAACAGCGTGTCCCACAGTACCACACTGTGCCCTCGTCTGCTGCAAAAGAGCTCCTGTGTGCTGACATGCAATATCTGTGGAATTATGCCAGGGTTTGGCTACCTCCTGTAATAGCCATTTCTTACATATATGCTCAACTTCCAAACTCATCTGCAGCATGGGTGGAAACCTGACTGTGGGACAAAGGGATGGGACttttgtcagcttttttttttttaagccatttcTTCATTTGTGGAAGGGCCACAAGACTCCCTATGTAACCTCACCAGAAAGGTAAAGGGTTAATTTATGATTCCAGCACACGTAGAGGGATATTATAATCATTATTGGCAGGCCAGCTCCTACACCCAAAATCCTTAGTCAGCAGAATTTGATTGCCAAAGAGACTCATCTTAATTCATGCTAGATCTTCACTTCTGGGTTTTGTCTTCTATCTAGGACTTCAGTCCCGATAGatgaaaaaattaattccagGTGACTTGAGAGAAATATGTACTAAATGCCTCAATCAATAAGTGCAAGATGTTGAAACAAATTACTCATGCTCTGTTTAAtcccttcttaaaaaaaattgctctggGGCATTTTTGAAATCTACAGTTTGTTGAAGATGCACCAGACTGCAGTATACATCATGCCTCACTTCTTACAGCCCTGGCCTGGAAGAGAAGAGACGAACAATCCTACATTCTTGGAATTCCCTAGAAAACATGAGGAGGCCTGCAGAGATCCTAAAGACATGATGGATTTCTGGGCATGGGGGTGGAGTGTCTTCCCCTTTTAGTGAGAAGCGAATTTCTGGATCAAATCCTTCCCCTTTTGTGCTTCCCAGTAAGTATTCAGACATGAAACTATATATTCCATAAGGAAAAGCCCTACAACACAGCTTTAACTGAGAAAGTGGCAGAGTGCTTAAGAACCAGGGACAGGTGtagcagccctgaggagagaAAATCAATGTTTAtttgtgcctgctgctgggttCATCCCCAGCTTTTATCAAAATCAAACCTGATTTGAGTTCCAGACCTGTTATTGATGTCCAGAGAAACTACCTTTCAACTCAAAGTTCAAACAGCATCAGCTCCTTTCAGCTTTAGTTAGGTCCCCCGTACAGGAGGATTAGATTTCCTCCCCACATATCAAATGACCATTTGCGAACCATTTGAAGATTTATTGAAGAAAGGCAAATCAGTACGGACTGCAACTGAGTCATCGCTGAGAAACCATTGGCAACTCAGCACCGAGCATCAGAGACAACAAGTCACACACCAGTGAAACTCCTTGGAAACTCCAAGGTAACTGGAGGAGTTTGCCCACTGAACACAGAATAACTGAAGCAAGAATTTTATAGTCCCTGCTACTTTGCATCtgcatgatgtttttgtttttagagatGCTGGCTGTCAAGACCATCAAGCCACAGAAAGCATAACGCACCTGCACGCTCAAGACCGCATTTGAGGACAACGAAGCACTCGCTCCCACCAAGAAGATCAATGAAACGTTTCATCAACAACTTTCAGACTGCTCACACACCCAGAGTTACTCATGCGAAAAAGCTTTTTGACAATTGGGCAGTTTTCCCTAGTTGTGGTGCTCcgttgaattaaaaataaataacgtGTAGCAGCAGCTGTACAAGGGCCATCCAGAGAGGACCAGAAAAAAGTTTGACAAAGCCCAGACAGATGAGCACAGAGGTTGCTCCATCCCCTGGCCATAGGCAGCCGTCTCATGAGTGATAGATATGTGGCAGCTGCTCCAAGCACAGCAGCATTCCTCAACCATGCAGGGCTGAAacgggggggcagaggggaggaaaaaaatcaccatttccCATGAAATAGCTGCCTCAAGACTTGTCTAAATTGGagacaaatgacaaaaaaaattgaTGGAAAGGCACCCTGCACCTGTGTGCACGCTGCCACACACACCTTGCTGTCAGTAAGAGGATGAGGACTGCAGACAGAGCAATTTAACAGAGAAATGTGTTGAGTAAAACCTTCATTTCAATTGATGGAGTGTTTGATTGACTGCATACCAGCCTGGAATCAAAGAAAGATTGAGATGAGCCTCTTCAGTTGTGTCAGCTGCCAGAGGTGTCCAAACTTGCATTTCTTCAGGACAGTTGCAGCACAGgtacaaagaaaacattcactTGCTGCAATGTAACTTAGTGTTCTTCACTCCCTGGTATTGCCCTAACTCCAGTTCTCTGGAATAAATAAGCTCCAAAAGAAGAGCTTATTTGGGTTTTTGTGTTCTCCCAAAGAACCACTGAAGAGCAGGCTTGCactcaggcatcctcctgccTTTTTTAAGCGTGAGCCCGGTGCCTGCCCAGTGGAGAGGCACAGAGGCTCTCCCTTCCCACGCGTGATGCCCATCTTCGTCCCAGCCACCTGCACAGAAAAACCCCGCTGACTGCGAGGGGAGAGCTTGCTGCTCATCCTCTCCTCCCTTAAGTTTTGTGTTTAATCCCCATAGCAATGCCTGCTGGGGAGATTTAAATCATTTCCATAAAGCAAAATGAGATACTGCAATAAATAGCTATATAATCCAAAGCAACTTAACTCAGCTTCTCagaggggaaaatggaaaataaaacaacaaaaaaaaaagaacaagttagTGCAAGAACGAGTAGGTAGGCGCTCCAATTCAAAGGTTTGATTAACACAGCAACATTTAAAGTTTCAgaagaagcaggaggaaagccATAAAACTACAAAAATGCCATCCCTGCAAACCAAAAGTGGGTTTTGAGTAGATCAGGGTGTTAATGCAGAGAGTGAATTCATTAGCTCTGAACTTTCATTTCCAGTGAGAAAAATTACTCACTCCCAAACGATTTCATACCTCATTTCAAAGAGATGGCACCAACCTGGTGTCTTGAAATATAGGCATGATATACACAGCGTGTACTATGTAAATGCGCACATCAAAAGATAACTGCACGCCAGTACCTATTGCAGTAAATTCAAGTAAACAAAAGTAATGTATGAGTGTAGTATGCTGAGGGCTTCCAGAAATTAATGTCTCTCCTAAAAAATTAGACCATCATAAGtattcttgtgctttttttttttcaaccagtTATTTTCACAAGCATATCTAAAAAGCTACTTGTAAAGATTAAATgagacacttaaaaaaaatggcatCTATTAAGATGCTTTTCTACTTAATTTCAGAGCACTTCTTcaccagggaaaggaaaaaaaaaaagtttttttaagacgtttctggaaaagcaaataaatcaacagaagaaaaaagcaaaccccTGGGAGCACACGTTTCATAGATTCCTGACCCGAGAA
The Anser cygnoides isolate HZ-2024a breed goose chromosome 12, Taihu_goose_T2T_genome, whole genome shotgun sequence genome window above contains:
- the HSD17B2 gene encoding 17-beta-hydroxysteroid dehydrogenase type 2 isoform X2, which produces MSIPAAVNHYPAGTLFGRWSCQAEGIKGSDTGIGHALAKYLDNLGFVVFAGVLNKDGPGAEDLRQTCSQRLSLLQLDVTNPTQVKEAYLQVSEKVQNTGLWGVVNNAGILGFPADGELLPMSVYRQCMEVNFFGAVEVSKTFLPLLRKSQGRLVNMSSMAGGIPLPRYAAYGASKAALSMFSGVMRQELSKWGIKVAAIHPSGFRTGIQGTSELWVKQEKELVEHLPADVRQDYGEDYLLGLKSYLPQIPAYCDADLSPVLSSILHALLARRPHSLYTPGRGAYALLCIFCYFPLWLYDFFISKLMSVESVPRALRTLEAENKDL
- the HSD17B2 gene encoding 17-beta-hydroxysteroid dehydrogenase type 2 isoform X1, which gives rise to MHALAASPLGWLCMGVAVIFGATVLRMVKRSLVEKGSVLVWSLLPASLGLLCGAALGACGGLLAFCGACLVSSAYLGGTAPLPVGDKAVLVTGSDTGIGHALAKYLDNLGFVVFAGVLNKDGPGAEDLRQTCSQRLSLLQLDVTNPTQVKEAYLQVSEKVQNTGLWGVVNNAGILGFPADGELLPMSVYRQCMEVNFFGAVEVSKTFLPLLRKSQGRLVNMSSMAGGIPLPRYAAYGASKAALSMFSGVMRQELSKWGIKVAAIHPSGFRTGIQGTSELWVKQEKELVEHLPADVRQDYGEDYLLGLKSYLPQIPAYCDADLSPVLSSILHALLARRPHSLYTPGRGAYALLCIFCYFPLWLYDFFISKLMSVESVPRALRTLEAENKDL